In the genome of Bradyrhizobium sp. CIAT3101, one region contains:
- a CDS encoding peptidase M29 encodes MLADRIEAKWIDAFCEIFERCAVKAGDTAAILSETQSRALNVHLAELALLRMGAKPFHVVMPTPRNRNIVPVRSTGASEAIQKLGPVITALQQAGFVVDCTVEGLMHAVETPEILKAGARILVISNEHPEALERMVPDPALEKRVRAAAKMLRGTKRMRVTSKAGTSLDVDMVGASTVGVWGWTDKPGTLAHWPGGIVVSFPKSGTINGTLVMAPGDINLTFKRYLTSPVKMTLKDDYVVELEGEGTDAAMMRAYLAAWGDREAYAVSHVGFGMNPGARYEALSMYDQRDTNGTEIRAVSGNFLFSTGANEFAGRYTAGHFDLPMMGTTIELDGVAVVRDGVLQDVFG; translated from the coding sequence ATGCTGGCTGATCGCATCGAGGCAAAATGGATCGACGCATTTTGCGAGATCTTTGAGCGTTGCGCCGTCAAGGCCGGCGATACCGCGGCGATTCTCTCAGAGACGCAGTCGCGCGCGTTGAATGTACATCTGGCGGAGCTCGCGCTGTTGCGCATGGGGGCGAAGCCTTTTCACGTCGTCATGCCGACGCCGCGCAATCGGAACATCGTTCCGGTCCGCTCAACCGGCGCCAGCGAAGCGATCCAAAAGCTTGGGCCGGTCATCACTGCACTTCAGCAAGCCGGCTTCGTGGTGGATTGCACCGTCGAAGGCCTGATGCATGCGGTGGAAACGCCAGAAATCCTGAAGGCCGGCGCGCGGATACTCGTGATCTCCAACGAACATCCCGAGGCGCTGGAGCGCATGGTGCCGGACCCGGCGCTGGAGAAGCGCGTTCGCGCAGCGGCCAAAATGCTGCGTGGGACGAAGCGCATGCGGGTCACCTCGAAGGCCGGCACGTCACTTGATGTCGACATGGTTGGCGCTTCGACGGTCGGCGTGTGGGGCTGGACCGACAAGCCGGGCACGTTGGCGCATTGGCCGGGCGGCATCGTCGTCAGCTTCCCGAAGAGTGGGACGATCAATGGCACGCTGGTGATGGCCCCGGGCGACATCAATCTCACGTTCAAGCGTTACCTGACGTCGCCGGTGAAGATGACGTTGAAGGACGATTACGTGGTCGAGCTGGAGGGCGAGGGCACGGATGCCGCCATGATGCGCGCCTATCTTGCCGCCTGGGGCGATCGGGAGGCCTATGCTGTGTCGCACGTCGGTTTCGGCATGAACCCGGGTGCGCGCTACGAGGCGTTGTCGATGTACGACCAGCGCGACACCAACGGCACGGAGATCCGCGCCGTCTCCGGCAACTTCCTGTTCTCGACCGGTGCCAATGAATTCGCGGGCCGCTATACTGCCGGCCATTTCGACCTGCCGATGATGGGGACGACCATCGAGCTTGATGGCGTGGCGGTCGTGCGGGACGGCGTGCTTCAGGACGTCTTCGGCTAG
- a CDS encoding ABC transporter permease, with product MISPAAMAKRAAPVLACIGLLAVWQVASLALKNDSFPTAIEAIRAIPDILGDKESLINILASLRRMTIGFGIAVLVSIPLGLLMGRSRAVAAFFNPLLMVIYPVPKAALMPIIMLWLGVGDITKTLVIFLGVSLPVIYHSFEGAKAVEEKMLWSGAAMGLSPLQRLVRIVLPAALPEILTGCRTGLVLALITMITSEMIARQSGAGNILFNALDMGQYDTVYAMIIIVGAMGICLDAVFERVRARLVRWSEPQFDMPLSFS from the coding sequence ATGATCTCGCCGGCCGCCATGGCGAAACGTGCTGCGCCAGTGCTGGCCTGCATCGGACTATTGGCGGTATGGCAGGTCGCGTCGCTTGCGCTGAAGAATGACAGCTTTCCGACGGCTATCGAAGCGATCCGCGCGATCCCGGATATCCTCGGCGACAAGGAATCCCTGATCAACATCCTGGCTTCGCTCCGTCGCATGACGATCGGGTTCGGCATAGCGGTGCTGGTTTCGATCCCACTGGGCCTGTTGATGGGCCGTAGCCGGGCCGTCGCAGCCTTCTTCAATCCGCTCCTGATGGTGATCTATCCGGTGCCGAAGGCGGCGCTGATGCCGATCATCATGTTGTGGCTCGGCGTCGGTGACATCACCAAGACGTTGGTGATCTTCCTCGGCGTCAGCCTTCCGGTGATCTATCACAGTTTTGAAGGCGCGAAGGCCGTTGAAGAGAAGATGCTGTGGTCGGGCGCGGCGATGGGGCTTTCGCCCTTGCAGCGTCTGGTCCGGATCGTGTTGCCTGCCGCGCTCCCGGAGATCCTCACGGGGTGCCGCACCGGCCTGGTGCTGGCGCTGATCACGATGATCACCAGCGAGATGATCGCACGTCAATCGGGAGCGGGGAACATCCTATTCAACGCGCTCGACATGGGCCAATACGATACGGTCTACGCGATGATCATCATCGTCGGCGCCATGGGCATCTGTCTCGATGCGGTCTTCGAGCGCGTCCGCGCAAGACTGGTGCGCTGGTCCGAACCTCAGTTCGACATGCCGTTGAGCTTCTCATGA
- a CDS encoding ABC transporter ATP-binding protein → MKVVPSRSSEWVRPVTSQKPASAIIEIDRVSQVFQTSARKDHVALSDISLTIDEGAFVSILGPSGCGKSTLLYIVGGFVSPTSGAAKMKGQAIAGPGPDRGPVFQEFALFPWKTVLGNVMYGPRQQGVRAVEAEAQSRALIEMVGLKGYENFYPKELSGGMKQRVALARTLAYHPEVLLMDEPFGALDAHTRTRLQNDLLNIWERDRKTVLFVTHSVDEAVFLSDKVVMMSKSPGRIREIIDIDLPRPRRRKELLLDPRYQKYVVDIERMFDESDEAGSPS, encoded by the coding sequence ATGAAGGTAGTGCCTTCGAGATCGAGCGAATGGGTGAGACCGGTGACGTCACAGAAGCCGGCTTCGGCAATCATCGAGATCGACCGCGTCTCGCAGGTTTTCCAGACCTCGGCGCGCAAGGATCATGTGGCACTGTCGGACATCTCCTTGACGATCGATGAGGGGGCGTTTGTTTCCATCCTTGGTCCGTCCGGCTGTGGGAAGTCGACGTTGCTTTACATCGTCGGTGGTTTCGTCAGCCCGACCAGCGGCGCGGCGAAGATGAAAGGACAGGCGATCGCAGGCCCGGGTCCGGATCGCGGGCCGGTATTCCAGGAGTTTGCGCTATTTCCCTGGAAGACCGTACTTGGCAACGTGATGTATGGCCCGCGCCAGCAGGGTGTGCGAGCCGTAGAGGCGGAAGCGCAGAGCCGCGCTCTGATCGAAATGGTCGGGCTCAAGGGCTACGAGAATTTCTATCCCAAGGAGCTGTCGGGGGGCATGAAGCAGCGCGTCGCACTGGCCCGGACGCTCGCCTATCATCCAGAAGTCCTGTTGATGGACGAGCCGTTCGGTGCGCTCGATGCTCATACCCGGACGCGTCTCCAGAACGATCTCCTGAATATCTGGGAGCGTGACCGCAAGACCGTGCTGTTCGTCACCCATTCGGTCGACGAAGCCGTCTTCCTCTCGGACAAGGTTGTGATGATGTCGAAGTCTCCGGGCCGCATCCGGGAAATCATCGATATCGATCTGCCGCGGCCGAGGCGCCGCAAAGAGCTGCTGCTCGATCCGCGCTACCAGAAATATGTCGTCGACATCGAGCGCATGTTCGATGAAAGCGACGAAGCGGGTTCGCCCTCATGA
- a CDS encoding NAD(P)-dependent oxidoreductase, translating to MADASKANPQGVERLGYLGLGLMGTPMTRRLLKAGHHVSVWNRSEGKVVPLVEAGAKRAGTPRDLLANCDIVFMCVTDAAAVEEVIFGPEGFAAAPGAGKLVVDFSSIHPDAARELAARLKAANGAGWIDAPVSGGTKGAEEGTLAIMAGGEASDIKRARPYVLAMARRFTHMGPTGAGQTTKLCNQVIVGCAMAVLAEATRLASNAGIDASRLPEALAGGFADSIPLQLFVPRMVQGIHSPPLGHIATMLKDLDTVADVAQTTSTPVPMATLAGQIFRLAKAARGADADALEIYKLSATDR from the coding sequence ATGGCTGATGCGAGCAAGGCAAACCCGCAGGGCGTCGAGAGGCTCGGCTATCTCGGCCTGGGACTGATGGGGACGCCGATGACCCGGCGCCTCCTCAAGGCGGGCCATCACGTCAGCGTCTGGAACCGCTCGGAAGGCAAGGTCGTTCCACTCGTCGAAGCTGGCGCCAAGCGCGCGGGCACGCCACGTGACCTGTTGGCGAATTGCGACATCGTCTTCATGTGCGTGACGGATGCCGCAGCCGTCGAAGAGGTGATCTTCGGACCGGAAGGTTTTGCAGCGGCTCCCGGCGCAGGCAAGCTCGTGGTCGATTTCTCGTCGATCCATCCCGACGCTGCGCGCGAACTGGCAGCGCGGTTAAAAGCTGCGAACGGCGCAGGCTGGATCGATGCGCCAGTGTCAGGCGGCACCAAGGGTGCCGAAGAAGGCACGCTTGCCATCATGGCCGGCGGAGAGGCCTCCGATATCAAGCGGGCACGGCCCTATGTGCTGGCTATGGCGCGCAGGTTCACTCATATGGGTCCCACCGGCGCAGGCCAGACCACAAAGCTTTGCAACCAGGTGATCGTCGGCTGCGCGATGGCCGTGCTCGCAGAGGCAACGCGCCTTGCCTCAAACGCCGGAATTGATGCAAGCCGGCTGCCTGAGGCGCTCGCCGGCGGCTTTGCGGATTCGATCCCGCTTCAGCTCTTCGTGCCGCGCATGGTCCAGGGCATTCATTCGCCTCCTCTCGGCCACATCGCGACGATGCTGAAGGATCTCGACACTGTCGCCGACGTGGCCCAGACAACGTCAACACCGGTGCCGATGGCGACCCTCGCGGGACAGATCTTCAGGCTCGCGAAGGCTGCGCGTGGCGCAGACGCGGACGCTCTGGAAATCTACAAGCTCTCGGCCACGGACCGTTGA
- a CDS encoding ABC transporter permease subunit, whose protein sequence is MMSRSLSANVIFGLAPIVLVIALWQGLVSFGFAPAVLLPPPGVVFSRLLQQLVTWTFQQEIAATLIRLFAGFAIAVVLGVSIGIAAAASPAINAIVRPIVRVLAPLPKVALYPALLLLLGFGHGSKITLVAADALFPILLSTYYGASTVEQKLIWSAMAAGTPRYEILFKVVLPAAMPSILTGCRIGLVISCIVVFLAEMITSTDGLGHALVTAARTFQAVDMFVPLITISLLGLILNGLLGAVRSYLLRGFPEA, encoded by the coding sequence ATGATGTCGCGCTCTCTCTCAGCAAATGTCATCTTTGGGCTCGCGCCAATCGTATTGGTGATTGCTTTGTGGCAAGGCTTGGTGTCATTCGGTTTCGCGCCCGCGGTTCTGCTGCCACCGCCGGGTGTCGTCTTCAGTCGGCTGCTCCAGCAACTCGTGACATGGACGTTCCAGCAGGAGATCGCGGCGACCCTGATCCGGCTATTCGCCGGTTTTGCGATTGCGGTCGTGCTTGGCGTCAGCATTGGCATCGCGGCTGCTGCCAGTCCGGCGATCAATGCCATCGTCCGGCCGATTGTGCGGGTGCTGGCGCCATTGCCGAAGGTCGCGCTCTATCCGGCTCTGTTGCTATTGCTTGGCTTTGGCCACGGATCGAAGATCACGCTGGTAGCGGCGGACGCGCTCTTTCCCATTCTGCTGTCGACCTACTACGGGGCTTCAACGGTGGAGCAGAAGCTGATTTGGTCGGCCATGGCGGCGGGAACGCCGCGCTACGAAATCCTGTTCAAGGTCGTCTTGCCGGCTGCGATGCCGTCGATCCTGACGGGGTGCCGGATCGGCCTTGTCATTTCGTGCATCGTGGTGTTTCTGGCCGAGATGATCACGTCGACGGACGGATTGGGCCATGCCCTCGTGACGGCGGCGCGTACCTTCCAGGCCGTCGACATGTTCGTGCCGTTGATTACGATCTCGCTGCTGGGGTTGATCTTGAACGGCCTGTTGGGCGCCGTGCGGTCGTACCTCTTGCGGGGCTTCCCCGAAGCGTGA
- a CDS encoding ABC transporter substrate-binding protein, giving the protein MRAVSRWMLAAGAVAAMIAGASPSWAQQTIRVGWTIPAEESKYWMMRRPAEFPDIGKTYNIEWTQFQGTAPMTQALAAGALDCATQAPLSLANGVVGGNLKAYIVAQHVFEKPGGFSVYWAVMDDSPIKTIADLKGKTVGISVIGGGTQGPFNLLLKQNGVDPAKDIKLVEVGFAVSEDALRQGRVDAVNMNQPFAARAEAKGGTRKLFSLSQAMPNIVHILEACRADFVDKNPELVKAYVRDITSGMKKALANREETLKVVNEVLKAPIPVLETYLLKDNDFGRDPGAAPNFPAIQKMLDIYAETGMLPKLDVAQFKHPTIVAPLQ; this is encoded by the coding sequence ATGCGGGCAGTTTCGAGGTGGATGCTGGCAGCAGGGGCTGTGGCGGCTATGATCGCCGGTGCGAGCCCCTCATGGGCGCAGCAGACGATCCGCGTGGGTTGGACCATCCCGGCCGAGGAATCCAAATACTGGATGATGCGCAGGCCGGCCGAATTTCCCGATATCGGCAAGACCTATAACATCGAGTGGACCCAGTTTCAGGGTACGGCGCCGATGACGCAGGCGTTGGCGGCTGGTGCGTTGGATTGCGCGACGCAGGCGCCGCTCTCACTTGCGAACGGCGTGGTCGGCGGTAATCTCAAGGCCTACATCGTGGCCCAACACGTCTTCGAGAAACCCGGTGGCTTCTCGGTCTACTGGGCGGTCATGGATGACTCGCCGATCAAGACGATTGCAGACCTCAAGGGCAAGACGGTCGGCATTTCCGTCATCGGCGGCGGCACGCAGGGCCCGTTCAACCTGCTCTTGAAGCAGAACGGCGTCGATCCGGCCAAGGACATCAAGCTGGTCGAGGTCGGTTTTGCCGTCTCCGAGGATGCTCTGCGTCAGGGTCGGGTCGATGCGGTCAACATGAACCAGCCGTTTGCGGCGCGAGCTGAGGCCAAGGGCGGCACGAGAAAACTGTTCTCGCTGTCGCAGGCCATGCCAAACATCGTGCATATCCTGGAAGCCTGCCGCGCCGATTTCGTCGACAAGAACCCGGAATTGGTTAAGGCCTATGTCCGTGACATCACGTCGGGCATGAAAAAGGCACTTGCGAACCGCGAAGAGACGTTGAAGGTCGTCAATGAAGTCCTGAAAGCACCCATCCCGGTGCTCGAGACCTATCTGCTCAAGGACAACGATTTCGGTCGCGATCCCGGCGCGGCACCGAATTTCCCGGCGATCCAGAAGATGCTCGACATCTACGCGGAAACGGGAATGCTGCCGAAGCTGGATGTTGCTCAGTTCAAGCACCCGACGATCGTCGCGCCACTGCAATAG
- the ilvD gene encoding dihydroxy-acid dehydratase, translated as MKKLRSRITTDGLDRAPHRAFMRAMGLDDAAIAKPMVGIVSMKGEQTPCNMTHDFQVAAAKTGVEEAGGTPREFSTISVSDGISMNHEGMKFSLFSRELIADSIEAVVHGLAYDALIGYGGCDKTLPGVMMGMVRCNVPSIFIYGGSSLPGRVDGRTLTVLDSYEAVGSFMTGEIDAPTLERIERACLPTIGACAGQFTANTMGMVSEAMGLTIPNVSMVPGVYAERAQISRHAGRLIMEMLERGGPLPRDIVTRKSLENGAAIVAATGGSTNAALHLPAIANEAGIAFTIDDVGEVFARTPLIGNLRPGGKYTAKDVYDIGGAAVVIRELIQSGHIDGSCLTITGRTLAEEYGAANVPDGEVVYTARAPIMPDGGVAVLKGNLCPDGAVIKVAGLKSQFFEGVARVFEDEEACVAAVRDRSYKAGEVLVIRNEGPVGGPGMREMLGVTALIYGQGMGEKVALITDGRFSGATRGMCIGYVSPEAFVGGPLALVRDGDKIRIDAAGRRMDLLVDEQELAARRRDWKQRPPRHRAGALAKYARLVGQAPGGAVTHEGPAEWPWFD; from the coding sequence ATGAAGAAGTTGCGATCACGGATAACGACCGACGGCCTCGACCGGGCTCCGCACCGTGCGTTCATGCGCGCCATGGGGCTGGACGACGCGGCCATCGCCAAACCGATGGTGGGCATCGTCAGCATGAAGGGCGAGCAGACGCCCTGCAACATGACCCACGATTTTCAGGTGGCAGCAGCCAAGACCGGGGTCGAGGAAGCCGGTGGCACACCGCGTGAATTCTCGACCATTTCCGTGTCCGACGGCATCAGCATGAATCACGAGGGGATGAAGTTCTCCCTGTTCTCGCGTGAGCTGATTGCCGACTCCATCGAGGCCGTCGTCCATGGTCTCGCCTACGACGCGCTGATCGGATACGGCGGCTGCGACAAGACGCTTCCGGGCGTGATGATGGGCATGGTTCGTTGCAACGTGCCTTCCATCTTCATCTATGGCGGCAGCTCGCTGCCGGGTCGCGTGGATGGACGGACGCTGACCGTCCTCGACTCGTACGAGGCTGTCGGCAGCTTCATGACCGGAGAGATCGACGCCCCGACGCTCGAGCGGATCGAGCGCGCCTGCCTGCCGACCATTGGTGCCTGCGCCGGTCAGTTCACCGCGAACACCATGGGAATGGTATCGGAGGCCATGGGCCTGACCATTCCCAATGTGTCGATGGTGCCCGGCGTCTATGCGGAGCGTGCGCAGATCTCGCGCCACGCAGGGCGGTTGATCATGGAGATGCTCGAACGAGGTGGGCCGCTGCCGCGTGACATCGTGACGCGGAAATCTCTGGAGAATGGAGCCGCAATCGTTGCCGCCACGGGCGGATCGACCAATGCGGCGCTGCATCTGCCTGCGATCGCAAACGAAGCCGGCATTGCGTTCACGATCGATGATGTCGGCGAGGTCTTTGCCAGGACGCCGCTGATCGGAAATCTGCGGCCGGGGGGCAAATACACCGCGAAGGATGTTTACGATATCGGCGGTGCGGCCGTTGTGATCCGCGAGTTGATTCAAAGCGGGCATATCGACGGTAGTTGCCTCACCATCACCGGCCGTACGCTCGCGGAAGAATATGGCGCGGCCAACGTGCCCGATGGCGAGGTGGTTTACACGGCCCGCGCGCCGATCATGCCCGACGGCGGTGTCGCGGTCCTCAAGGGCAATCTCTGTCCCGACGGCGCGGTCATCAAAGTCGCCGGCTTGAAGAGCCAGTTCTTCGAGGGCGTAGCGCGCGTCTTCGAGGATGAAGAGGCTTGCGTCGCGGCCGTTCGTGACCGCAGCTACAAGGCTGGCGAGGTCCTGGTGATCCGCAATGAAGGGCCGGTGGGTGGTCCTGGCATGCGCGAGATGCTCGGCGTCACCGCGCTGATCTACGGCCAGGGCATGGGTGAGAAGGTGGCCCTCATTACTGACGGTCGGTTCTCCGGTGCGACGCGCGGCATGTGTATCGGCTATGTCTCTCCAGAAGCATTTGTCGGCGGTCCGCTGGCACTTGTCCGCGATGGAGACAAGATCCGGATTGACGCCGCCGGTCGCCGCATGGACCTGCTGGTCGATGAGCAGGAACTCGCTGCACGCCGACGCGACTGGAAGCAACGCCCGCCGCGTCATCGCGCCGGTGCGCTGGCGAAATATGCGCGTCTTGTCGGCCAGGCACCGGGTGGAGCGGTCACGCATGAGGGACCGGCGGAGTGGCCGTGGTTCGACTGA
- a CDS encoding 3-hydroxybutyryl-CoA dehydrogenase, translating to MTRRANIACLGAGRMGRGIAVAFAYAGHTVTMIDIKARSADDFARLEADALSEVRKTFTSLAKLGLLTETDVDPLIARVSVVPASQSSAALLEAGIVFEGVPEVVELKREVLGAASKQVGPDTIIASTTSTILVDDLSGAIVNPRRFLNVHWLNPAYLIPLVEVSPGKATDPAIIDEVKALLEGIGKVPVVCAATPGFIVPRIQALAMNEAARMVEEGVASAEEIDKAIRYGFGFRYAVLGLLEFIDWGGGDILYHASRYLEGALGSDRYRAPDVISRNMHEGRIGLRTGAGFLDYSGMDVDAYRAKRLQAMVDLLRHFDLARPPVLDRD from the coding sequence ATGACTCGTCGCGCCAACATTGCCTGCCTCGGGGCCGGACGCATGGGCCGCGGTATCGCCGTCGCGTTCGCCTATGCGGGGCATACGGTCACGATGATCGACATCAAGGCCCGTTCAGCCGACGATTTCGCCAGGCTGGAGGCGGACGCGCTCAGCGAAGTCCGTAAGACCTTTACCAGCCTCGCAAAGCTGGGGCTGCTGACCGAGACCGACGTCGATCCGCTGATCGCGCGGGTTTCGGTGGTGCCGGCGAGCCAAAGCAGCGCCGCGCTGTTGGAAGCCGGAATTGTGTTCGAGGGCGTTCCTGAGGTCGTCGAGCTCAAGCGGGAGGTGCTGGGAGCGGCTTCAAAACAGGTCGGCCCCGACACGATCATCGCATCGACCACGTCGACCATCCTGGTCGACGATCTCTCCGGCGCGATCGTGAACCCTCGCCGCTTCCTCAACGTGCACTGGCTCAACCCGGCCTATCTGATCCCGCTGGTCGAGGTGTCGCCCGGCAAAGCCACCGATCCCGCCATCATCGACGAGGTCAAGGCGCTGCTCGAAGGCATCGGCAAGGTGCCCGTCGTCTGCGCGGCGACGCCCGGCTTCATCGTTCCGCGCATCCAGGCGCTGGCGATGAACGAGGCCGCGCGCATGGTCGAGGAAGGCGTCGCCAGCGCGGAGGAGATCGACAAAGCGATCCGCTACGGCTTCGGCTTCCGCTATGCGGTGCTTGGATTGCTCGAATTCATCGACTGGGGCGGCGGCGACATTCTCTACCACGCCAGCCGCTATCTCGAAGGCGCGCTCGGCAGCGACCGCTATCGGGCGCCGGACGTCATCTCACGCAACATGCATGAAGGCCGGATCGGCCTCCGCACGGGCGCAGGCTTTCTCGACTATTCAGGCATGGACGTTGACGCCTATCGCGCAAAGCGGCTCCAGGCCATGGTCGACCTGCTCCGGCACTTCGACCTCGCTCGTCCGCCGGTGCTCGACCGCGACTAG
- a CDS encoding flavin reductase family protein yields the protein MNDQPKQPAAPDPANEFASDSSQIDPRDFRNALGTYGTGVTIITATAADGKPYGITCNSFASVSLNPPLVLWSLGVYSSSLSVFQNASHFTVHVLGTAQQALANKFAKSSEDKFAGVDWAPGLGNAPVLAESVANFQCRSVNRYYGGDHVIFLGAVEAYAYNAKEPLLFARGGYGRFLSDDERKKSP from the coding sequence ATGAATGACCAGCCAAAGCAGCCTGCCGCTCCCGATCCAGCCAACGAGTTCGCGAGCGACAGCTCGCAGATTGATCCGCGTGATTTTCGCAATGCGCTCGGCACGTATGGAACGGGCGTAACGATCATTACAGCCACGGCCGCTGATGGTAAGCCGTATGGCATCACCTGTAATTCATTCGCATCGGTCTCCTTGAATCCTCCCCTCGTGCTCTGGAGCCTTGGAGTTTATTCCTCGAGCTTGAGCGTGTTTCAGAACGCCAGCCATTTCACCGTGCACGTGCTCGGCACAGCGCAACAGGCGCTTGCCAACAAGTTCGCAAAATCGTCCGAGGATAAGTTCGCCGGCGTCGACTGGGCGCCGGGCCTCGGCAATGCGCCAGTGCTCGCCGAGAGCGTGGCCAATTTCCAGTGCCGGTCCGTCAATCGCTATTATGGCGGCGATCACGTGATCTTTCTCGGTGCGGTCGAGGCCTATGCCTACAACGCAAAGGAGCCGCTGCTGTTTGCGCGGGGCGGATATGGCCGGTTTCTGTCCGACGACGAACGCAAGAAGTCGCCATAG
- a CDS encoding NAD/NADP-dependent octopine/nopaline dehydrogenase family protein, with amino-acid sequence MKIAVLGGGNGSFAAAGDFALSGHEVRLWRRDAEQVAAHGAAGSRILVKDHNGQHDVKLALATTDIAEAVNGVELIVCPAPAFAQQDIARVLAPHLRDGQVVFLPPATFGSMIFAQAARDAGNRAKASFAETGTLPWLTRKHGPFEVAITIRAKRLPVGVFPLDRASHALEVIGRAFPGVIEPCGDALSGALMNAGCIIHPPLIVMNAGPIEHFERWDIHKEGTQAAIRRVTDALDAERIGVREALGYGAPHFPLAHHYAKEGEIWMYGRGSHDRLTDSGDWRERIVLREHRYMREDLRLGLSLLVSVAGLAGVATPLAKALLAIGGAICGEDFTQGGRTLETLGLGKLHKAELQLLLREGF; translated from the coding sequence TTGAAGATTGCGGTTCTGGGTGGGGGAAACGGCTCTTTCGCGGCCGCAGGCGACTTTGCGCTGTCGGGACATGAGGTCCGGCTGTGGCGCCGGGACGCAGAGCAGGTCGCTGCACATGGTGCCGCTGGCTCACGCATCCTGGTGAAGGATCACAACGGCCAGCACGATGTGAAGCTCGCGCTTGCGACGACCGATATCGCTGAAGCCGTCAACGGGGTCGAGCTGATCGTGTGCCCTGCTCCCGCCTTCGCGCAGCAGGACATCGCCCGGGTCCTCGCACCGCATCTTCGGGATGGTCAGGTCGTGTTTCTGCCACCCGCGACGTTCGGCTCAATGATCTTCGCGCAGGCCGCGCGCGACGCCGGCAATCGTGCCAAAGCAAGCTTCGCGGAAACGGGAACGCTGCCGTGGCTCACCCGCAAGCACGGGCCATTCGAGGTCGCGATCACCATCCGTGCCAAGCGGCTGCCAGTCGGCGTGTTCCCGCTCGACCGGGCGTCACATGCGCTCGAGGTGATCGGACGCGCCTTCCCAGGCGTGATCGAGCCGTGTGGTGACGCGCTCTCGGGCGCGCTGATGAATGCAGGCTGCATCATCCACCCGCCGCTGATCGTGATGAACGCCGGCCCGATCGAGCATTTCGAGCGGTGGGACATCCACAAGGAGGGAACGCAAGCCGCGATCCGGCGAGTGACCGACGCACTCGACGCCGAGCGGATCGGCGTGCGCGAGGCGCTCGGCTATGGCGCGCCGCATTTTCCGCTCGCGCACCATTACGCCAAGGAAGGCGAGATCTGGATGTATGGCCGTGGCTCCCATGACCGCCTGACGGATTCCGGCGACTGGCGCGAGCGGATCGTGCTGAGAGAACATCGCTACATGCGCGAAGATCTGCGGCTTGGCCTGTCGCTGCTGGTGTCGGTTGCGGGGCTCGCGGGCGTGGCCACGCCGCTCGCCAAGGCTCTCCTGGCCATCGGCGGCGCAATCTGCGGCGAGGATTTTACGCAAGGCGGGCGGACGCTGGAGACGCTGGGGCTTGGCAAGCTTCACAAGGCCGAATTGCAGTTGCTGCTTCGCGAAGGATTCTGA